Proteins from one Chroococcidiopsis sp. CCMEE 29 genomic window:
- a CDS encoding glycosyltransferase — translation MPLSYLSRIGFYFNFFISRLKGRIARLKVFSFKPEQPSRGNVLISYVLEPFFCLERGQPIPNYHTQHWECMQMVKTFLDLGYCVDVISLFNDLFVPKKDYSIFIDVRWNLERLAPLLNKDCVRIVHIDTAHYLFHNAAECNRLLALQQRRRVTLIPRRLDMPHLAIEHAHCATTLGNEFTINTHKYANKPIYRIPISAPEVYPWSEDKDFEACRKRFLWFGSGGLVHKGLDLVLEAFAEMPDYDLTICGPITKEKDFEQAFYQELYQTLNIHTIGWIDVNSPKFLEITNSCIGIIYPSCSEGGGGCVITCMHAGLIPIVSYEASVDVHDDFGVILKECSIEEIKNTLRRISSCSGQELKGMARKSWEFARANHTKEKFAQEYRNVVENIIASYGKS, via the coding sequence ATGCCACTTAGCTATCTTAGCCGCATAGGTTTTTATTTTAATTTCTTTATCAGCAGATTAAAAGGTCGCATAGCTCGCTTAAAGGTCTTTTCATTTAAGCCAGAGCAGCCTTCGCGGGGTAATGTGCTGATCTCCTACGTCCTTGAACCATTCTTCTGCTTAGAACGTGGTCAGCCGATCCCGAACTACCATACGCAGCATTGGGAATGCATGCAAATGGTGAAAACTTTTTTAGATCTCGGCTACTGTGTGGATGTTATTAGTTTATTCAATGATTTATTTGTTCCTAAAAAAGACTACTCAATTTTTATTGATGTAAGGTGGAATCTTGAAAGGCTGGCACCATTACTGAATAAAGATTGCGTGAGGATCGTGCACATCGATACGGCTCATTATTTGTTTCACAATGCGGCTGAGTGCAATCGACTACTAGCACTACAACAGAGGAGGCGAGTTACTTTAATTCCTCGGAGACTTGACATGCCTCACTTAGCAATCGAGCATGCCCACTGTGCCACTACTCTAGGCAACGAATTCACCATTAATACCCATAAGTACGCAAATAAACCGATCTATCGCATCCCAATTTCTGCTCCAGAAGTTTATCCCTGGTCAGAAGATAAAGACTTTGAAGCTTGCCGTAAGCGTTTTTTGTGGTTTGGGAGCGGTGGATTAGTTCACAAAGGATTAGATTTAGTTTTAGAGGCGTTTGCTGAAATGCCGGATTACGACTTAACTATCTGCGGTCCAATCACGAAAGAGAAAGATTTCGAGCAAGCCTTCTATCAAGAACTTTATCAAACCCTGAATATTCATACGATTGGATGGATTGATGTTAACAGTCCTAAGTTTTTAGAAATTACCAATAGTTGCATTGGAATAATCTACCCTTCTTGTTCAGAAGGTGGGGGTGGTTGTGTTATCACTTGTATGCATGCAGGTTTAATTCCAATTGTCAGCTATGAAGCAAGTGTGGATGTCCATGATGATTTTGGTGTAATTTTAAAGGAATGTTCTATTGAAGAAATTAAGAACACACTCCGCAGGATTTCTAGTTGTTCTGGGCAAGAACTCAAGGGGATGGCAAGAAAATCATGGGAGTTTGCGAGAGCTAATCATACCAAAGAGAAATTTGCCCAAGAGTACCGAAATGTTGTAGAGAACATCATAGCTAGTTACGGCAAATCATAA
- a CDS encoding response regulator produces the protein MKMAETITTTDLVSRFTTLKQDRFSGHLLVKNSNGEEWDICLFLGRILYASGGEHTVRRWLRNVKHNCPEIDIHQLKAALSNSSAATFRRCWEYQLLVAGVEQQKISREQAVKMIGSIVTEVLFDVTQAMYLTYQVKPENLSMPQLVLLDPEQLLTEVKQVWQVWQQAKMTDCYPNRAPVINQPEQLQQQVSPSVYQNLTKLLDGQRTLRDLALAMNRDVKEVTYSLLPYIQAGLMELIEIPDLAVPVAPPSPVTPTPLSPAASKRPLIACVDDSPLVCQSLEQILTTGSYQFLAIQDSLRAIAALLTHKPDLIFLDLVMPNTNGYEICSQLRKVSAFRNTPIIILTGNDGIIDRVRAKIVGATDFLSKPVDGRTVLEVANKYLNHYSL, from the coding sequence ATGAAGATGGCAGAAACTATTACTACTACTGATCTTGTTAGTAGATTTACCACTTTAAAACAAGATAGATTTAGCGGACATTTATTAGTAAAAAATTCCAATGGTGAAGAATGGGATATTTGCCTATTCCTTGGTCGAATTTTGTATGCAAGTGGAGGTGAACATACAGTCAGGCGCTGGCTAAGAAATGTTAAGCATAATTGCCCCGAAATTGATATTCATCAACTAAAAGCTGCCCTTTCTAACTCCTCAGCAGCAACGTTTAGGCGTTGTTGGGAATACCAGTTGTTGGTCGCAGGTGTAGAACAGCAAAAAATTTCCCGAGAGCAAGCAGTAAAGATGATTGGTTCCATCGTTACTGAAGTGTTGTTTGATGTTACTCAAGCAATGTATTTAACTTATCAGGTTAAACCAGAAAACTTATCGATGCCACAATTGGTGTTGCTTGATCCAGAACAATTGCTGACTGAAGTTAAACAAGTTTGGCAAGTCTGGCAACAAGCTAAAATGACAGATTGTTACCCGAATCGAGCACCTGTAATCAATCAGCCAGAGCAACTTCAGCAACAAGTATCACCCAGTGTTTACCAAAATCTAACAAAACTACTGGATGGACAGCGCACCCTGCGGGATTTAGCTTTGGCTATGAATCGAGATGTGAAGGAAGTAACCTATTCACTACTACCTTACATTCAAGCAGGATTAATGGAGTTAATTGAAATTCCTGACTTAGCAGTTCCAGTTGCTCCTCCGTCTCCAGTAACACCAACACCACTTTCTCCGGCTGCTTCTAAGAGACCATTGATTGCTTGTGTAGATGATAGTCCTTTAGTTTGTCAAAGTCTAGAACAGATTTTAACAACAGGAAGCTACCAATTTCTAGCGATACAAGATTCGCTACGGGCGATCGCCGCTTTATTAACCCACAAACCAGATTTGATCTTTTTAGATCTAGTTATGCCAAATACCAATGGATATGAGATCTGTAGCCAACTGCGTAAGGTTTCTGCTTTCCGCAACACCCCAATTATTATTCTGACTGGAAATGACGGCATCATTGATCGAGTCCGAGCAAAAATTGTTGGAGCTACAGATTTCCTGAGTAAACCAGTAGATGGAAGAACAGTGTTGGAAGTAGCTAACAAGTATCTAAACCATTATTCCCTATAG
- the lhgO gene encoding L-2-hydroxyglutarate oxidase, translating into MYDFVIVGGGIVGLASAMALGKRYPDARVLVLEKENNWAYHQTGNNSGVIHSGIYYKPGSFKAKFCRDGSRSMVQFCQKYGIAYEVCGKVIIATEQKHLPLLENLHKRGLENGLDVRKISAEEVKEIEPHVSCLAGLRVTSTGIVDYKQVCQKYAELIKAQGGELCLNTKVEKIRETSAGQIIETNNGTFETRFAINCAGLHSDRVAKLGQVDPKAKIVPFRGEYYELKPEKRYLVKTLIYPVPNPAFPFLGVHFTRMIDGSVHAGPNAVLSLKREGYKKTDFDLRDFTEVITYPGFWKLAAKHADEGIQEIIRSFSKAAFVSSLQKLIPEVQVDDLVPTHAGVRAQALMNDGKLVDDFLIVEGRNAVHVCNAPSPAATSSLEIGKAIALAIPEQQHLKSVVEV; encoded by the coding sequence ATGTATGATTTTGTGATTGTAGGTGGCGGCATAGTTGGGCTCGCTAGCGCTATGGCATTGGGAAAACGTTATCCTGATGCCCGTGTATTAGTTTTAGAAAAGGAAAATAATTGGGCATATCACCAAACTGGAAATAACAGCGGTGTGATTCACTCTGGCATTTACTACAAGCCAGGAAGTTTCAAAGCTAAGTTCTGCCGTGATGGTAGTCGCTCAATGGTGCAATTTTGCCAGAAGTATGGAATAGCTTATGAAGTCTGCGGTAAGGTAATTATTGCTACTGAACAAAAGCACCTACCATTGCTAGAAAACCTCCATAAAAGAGGCTTAGAAAATGGCTTAGATGTCAGAAAAATCAGCGCAGAGGAAGTCAAGGAAATTGAACCTCACGTTAGTTGCCTAGCTGGACTTCGCGTAACTTCAACGGGAATCGTTGACTATAAGCAGGTTTGCCAAAAATATGCTGAGCTGATTAAAGCCCAAGGTGGGGAGCTGTGTCTTAATACTAAAGTTGAAAAGATCAGAGAAACTAGTGCAGGTCAAATAATAGAAACAAACAACGGTACCTTTGAGACTCGCTTTGCGATCAATTGTGCCGGTTTACATAGCGATCGCGTTGCCAAATTAGGGCAGGTTGATCCTAAAGCTAAGATTGTTCCTTTTAGAGGAGAATACTACGAACTTAAGCCAGAAAAACGCTATCTTGTCAAAACGCTAATATATCCGGTTCCCAATCCAGCTTTTCCTTTTCTGGGTGTCCACTTCACCCGCATGATTGATGGTAGCGTTCACGCTGGACCCAATGCAGTGCTTAGCTTAAAGCGCGAAGGCTACAAGAAAACAGACTTTGACCTGCGGGATTTTACCGAGGTCATAACTTACCCTGGTTTCTGGAAATTGGCAGCAAAACATGCTGATGAAGGAATTCAGGAAATTATTCGCTCCTTCAGTAAAGCAGCTTTTGTGAGTAGCCTGCAAAAACTAATTCCTGAAGTTCAAGTAGATGATTTAGTTCCTACCCACGCTGGGGTGAGGGCGCAAGCGTTGATGAACGATGGTAAGCTGGTGGACGACTTTTTAATTGTTGAAGGTAGAAACGCTGTTCATGTTTGCAACGCACCTTCTCCAGCTGCCACTTCTTCGCTGGAAATTGGCAAAGCGATCGCTTTGGCAATTCCTGAACAGCAGCATCTAAAATCAGTAGTTGAAGTATAG
- a CDS encoding response regulator, whose amino-acid sequence MSTVLIVEDSITEMQVIASCLKRGGLNVETAGSGEEALAKISSQKPDAIILDVVLPGRSGFELCRDLKSEANTSKIPVVICSTKGSEMDKFWGMKQGADAYIAKPIDQQQLLQTVKQLIKG is encoded by the coding sequence ATGAGTACAGTTTTAATTGTTGAAGATTCCATAACGGAGATGCAAGTTATTGCTAGCTGCCTAAAGCGAGGTGGCTTAAATGTTGAAACAGCTGGTAGCGGAGAAGAGGCTTTAGCAAAAATTAGTAGCCAAAAACCAGATGCGATTATCCTGGACGTTGTGCTGCCTGGTCGTAGCGGGTTTGAACTATGTCGCGATCTGAAATCTGAAGCAAACACGAGCAAAATTCCCGTTGTCATCTGCTCAACTAAGGGTAGCGAAATGGATAAATTCTGGGGGATGAAACAAGGAGCAGATGCTTATATTGCCAAGCCAATCGACCAACAACAACTGTTGCAAACTGTTAAGCAACTGATTAAAGGTTAA
- a CDS encoding PIG-L deacetylase family protein — protein sequence MGSKLILGRLRVIVGYHLRNITAKILFLWILYGKSQPLAVSRKSAMVFSPHPDDETLGCGGTIALKRKLGVPVKVVFLTDGRYGRPEWIKPEEIIDVRKQEAGTALTILGVAPSETHFLKQIDGDLETLSDEQRQFLIEQLSQLLQSFMPEEVYVTHRKDQNTDHEATYKLVQAAIAKSGIQVDLFQYPIWMFWQSPLSFNLKLKDIAGAYKLSIDSVQDKKNQAIETYQSQIPGLTRSFLRRFLSPYEIFFKY from the coding sequence ATGGGCAGCAAACTAATTTTGGGTAGGTTACGAGTAATTGTGGGCTATCACTTGCGAAACATCACCGCTAAGATATTGTTTTTGTGGATTTTGTATGGTAAAAGTCAGCCACTTGCAGTGAGTCGTAAATCAGCAATGGTGTTTTCTCCTCACCCAGATGATGAAACTCTAGGCTGTGGTGGCACGATCGCCCTCAAACGTAAACTAGGCGTGCCAGTGAAGGTCGTTTTTTTAACAGATGGACGCTATGGCAGACCTGAGTGGATTAAACCGGAAGAAATTATTGATGTTCGCAAGCAAGAAGCTGGAACTGCCCTAACCATTTTAGGAGTTGCGCCTTCGGAAACCCACTTCCTTAAACAAATAGATGGTGATTTGGAAACTCTTTCTGATGAGCAACGTCAGTTCCTGATTGAGCAGTTGAGCCAACTACTGCAATCTTTTATGCCAGAAGAAGTTTATGTTACCCATCGCAAAGACCAGAACACAGATCATGAGGCTACATACAAGTTGGTTCAAGCGGCGATCGCCAAATCTGGTATTCAAGTTGATTTGTTCCAATATCCAATTTGGATGTTTTGGCAAAGCCCGCTGTCTTTTAACCTAAAGTTGAAGGACATAGCCGGTGCTTATAAATTATCTATCGATTCGGTTCAAGACAAAAAAAACCAAGCGATTGAAACTTACCAATCTCAAATCCCTGGCTTAACCCGCAGCTTTCTGCGGCGGTTCTTGTCGCCCTATGAGATCTTTTTCAAGTATTGA
- the rfbF gene encoding glucose-1-phosphate cytidylyltransferase produces MKAVILAGGLGTRLSEETSIKPKPMVEVGGRPILWHIMKIYSAYGINDFIICCGYKGYIIKEYFANYFLHMSDVTFDMRFNQMNIHCGYAEPWRVTLVDTGDNTMTGGRLKRVREHVGSETFCFTYGDGVSSVNIQELIAFHKEQGTLATLTATQPPGRFGAICLGEEQTKITSFQEKPGGDGAWINGGYFVLEPEVIDYIADDSAVWEQEPLEKLAHLGQLSAYKHDGFWQPMDTLRDKNYLEDLWQSGTAPWKVW; encoded by the coding sequence ATGAAAGCGGTGATCTTGGCTGGAGGACTTGGTACTCGCCTGAGTGAAGAGACCAGTATTAAGCCAAAGCCCATGGTCGAGGTTGGCGGTAGACCTATTCTGTGGCACATTATGAAAATCTACTCTGCCTATGGCATAAATGATTTTATCATTTGCTGCGGTTACAAAGGCTACATAATTAAGGAGTACTTCGCCAACTACTTCTTGCACATGTCAGATGTCACATTTGACATGCGGTTTAATCAAATGAATATTCATTGCGGCTATGCTGAACCCTGGCGGGTCACATTAGTAGATACAGGTGACAATACCATGACTGGTGGTCGGCTGAAGCGGGTGAGGGAACATGTTGGCAGTGAAACCTTCTGCTTTACTTATGGTGATGGTGTCAGCAGTGTCAATATCCAAGAGCTGATTGCCTTTCACAAAGAACAAGGAACTTTAGCAACCTTAACCGCTACCCAGCCACCCGGACGTTTTGGAGCGATCTGCTTAGGAGAAGAGCAGACTAAAATTACTAGCTTCCAAGAAAAGCCAGGCGGAGATGGCGCTTGGATCAATGGTGGTTATTTCGTCTTAGAACCTGAAGTCATTGACTACATTGCAGATGATTCCGCAGTTTGGGAGCAGGAGCCATTAGAGAAATTAGCTCATCTTGGACAGCTATCTGCTTACAAACATGATGGTTTTTGGCAGCCGATGGATACCTTACGAGATAAAAATTACCTAGAAGACCTTTGGCAGAGTGGTACTGCCCCTTGGAAGGTATGGTAA
- a CDS encoding Gfo/Idh/MocA family oxidoreductase: MIIVDRALAARAEAGNPVRVGMIGAGFMGRGIANQIVNSVPGMELVAIFNRNLEGAKRAYTEAGIEEVQVVKRVVDLEEAIARGQYAITDDAMLLCQAQGIDAIIEVTGTIEFGAHVVMEAIANRKHIILMNAELDGTIGPMLKVYADRAGVILSACDGDQPGVQMNLYRFVKSIGLTPLLCGNIKGLQDPYRNPTTQEGFAKRWGQKPHMVTSFADGSKISFEQAIVANATGMRVAQRGMLGYDYTGHVDEMTQMYDVGSLKQLGGIVDYVVGAKPGPGVFVFATHDDPKQQHYLNLYKLGEGPLYSFYTPYHLCHFEVPLSVARAVLFQDAVMAPLAGPLVDVVTTAKIDLKAEETLDGIGFYMTYGQCENAEVVQAQNLLPMGLAEECRLKRDIAKDQVLTYDDVELPEGRLCDKLRAEQNAYFTLSTATLAVR, from the coding sequence ATGATTATTGTTGATCGAGCGCTTGCAGCGCGGGCAGAAGCAGGTAATCCTGTTAGAGTCGGGATGATTGGTGCTGGGTTTATGGGGCGAGGAATTGCCAATCAAATCGTTAACTCAGTGCCAGGAATGGAATTGGTAGCCATCTTTAACCGCAATCTGGAGGGAGCAAAGCGGGCATATACTGAGGCAGGGATAGAGGAAGTCCAAGTTGTCAAGAGGGTTGTTGACTTGGAAGAAGCGATCGCCCGCGGGCAGTATGCGATAACCGATGATGCCATGCTGTTGTGTCAAGCACAAGGCATTGATGCAATCATCGAAGTCACAGGTACGATTGAGTTTGGCGCTCATGTCGTGATGGAAGCGATCGCCAACCGCAAGCACATCATCCTGATGAATGCAGAACTAGACGGCACGATTGGTCCGATGCTCAAAGTATATGCTGATCGTGCTGGCGTGATCCTCAGCGCCTGTGATGGCGATCAGCCTGGGGTGCAGATGAACCTCTATCGCTTCGTCAAGAGTATTGGGCTAACTCCGCTGCTGTGTGGCAACATCAAGGGTCTACAAGATCCTTACCGCAATCCTACGACGCAGGAAGGGTTTGCCAAACGCTGGGGGCAAAAGCCCCACATGGTCACCAGCTTTGCTGATGGCAGTAAGATCTCATTTGAGCAGGCGATCGTTGCCAATGCTACAGGCATGAGAGTAGCTCAGCGCGGTATGCTGGGGTACGACTACACCGGTCATGTGGATGAAATGACCCAGATGTATGACGTTGGCTCTCTTAAACAGTTGGGCGGCATAGTCGATTACGTTGTCGGTGCCAAACCAGGTCCGGGTGTATTTGTGTTTGCCACCCATGACGATCCCAAGCAACAGCACTATCTCAATCTTTATAAGTTGGGTGAAGGTCCGCTTTACAGCTTCTACACCCCTTACCATTTGTGTCACTTTGAGGTGCCTCTATCTGTGGCTCGCGCTGTTCTGTTTCAGGATGCTGTGATGGCTCCCTTAGCCGGTCCCCTGGTTGATGTAGTTACTACTGCCAAAATTGACCTCAAAGCTGAAGAAACGCTTGACGGCATTGGTTTCTACATGACCTATGGTCAGTGTGAGAACGCGGAAGTTGTCCAAGCTCAAAACCTACTGCCAATGGGCTTAGCTGAGGAATGTCGCTTGAAGCGAGATATTGCTAAAGACCAAGTCCTTACCTATGACGATGTGGAGTTACCTGAAGGCAGACTGTGTGACAAGCTGCGGGCTGAGCAAAATGCTTACTTTACCTTATCAACAGCTACTTTAGCAGTTAGGTAG
- a CDS encoding sugar phosphate nucleotidyltransferase: protein MASSNQNQEQEVIGLLPAGGQATRISPLPGSKELYPVGFRYVEDGSVRPKVVCHYLLEKMRLAGIRKAYFVLRSGKWDIPAYWGDGMLLEMNLGYLMVRLPFGVPYTLDQAYPFVKNAVVAMGFPDILFQPDDTFKRLLAHLAARDADVVIGLLPFEHPHKGGMVDFDTEGRVRSITEKPAQSDLRYSWCTAVWTPAFTEFLHQYLAKIETERSPNNAAANLSQRREIPLGDVFQAAIDNSLRVEAEVFEDEPYLDIGTPEDLVRAVRHFAAQKI, encoded by the coding sequence ATGGCAAGTAGTAACCAAAATCAAGAGCAGGAAGTTATTGGGCTGCTACCAGCAGGAGGACAGGCAACACGGATCTCCCCTTTACCTGGCAGCAAGGAGTTGTACCCGGTTGGGTTTCGCTATGTGGAAGATGGCAGTGTAAGACCTAAGGTAGTTTGCCACTATTTACTGGAGAAAATGCGGCTGGCCGGGATTCGTAAAGCTTACTTTGTGCTGCGCTCAGGTAAGTGGGACATTCCCGCCTATTGGGGCGATGGCATGCTGTTGGAAATGAACCTGGGCTATCTAATGGTTCGCTTGCCTTTCGGTGTCCCCTACACCTTAGACCAAGCCTATCCCTTTGTCAAAAACGCAGTCGTAGCCATGGGATTTCCTGATATTCTTTTCCAGCCCGATGATACGTTTAAGCGGTTACTGGCACACCTTGCCGCTAGGGATGCAGATGTTGTGATTGGATTATTACCGTTTGAGCACCCTCACAAAGGAGGAATGGTTGATTTTGATACCGAGGGACGGGTTCGCTCAATTACAGAAAAACCTGCCCAAAGTGATTTACGCTACAGTTGGTGCACAGCGGTGTGGACACCCGCCTTTACAGAATTTTTGCATCAGTATTTAGCTAAGATTGAGACTGAGCGATCGCCTAATAATGCTGCCGCTAATCTGAGCCAGCGACGAGAAATACCGCTTGGAGACGTATTTCAGGCTGCTATTGACAACAGTTTGAGAGTAGAAGCAGAAGTTTTTGAGGATGAACCCTACCTAGACATTGGCACACCAGAAGATTTAGTTCGAGCAGTGCGCCACTTTGCTGCTCAAAAGATCTAG
- the rfbC gene encoding dTDP-4-dehydrorhamnose 3,5-epimerase, protein MIFIETELKGAFIIDLEERRDDRGFFARTFCAKEFEEHGLKPTVAQCNLSFNHKKGTLRGMHYQVAPAVETKLIRCTHGAIYDVIVDMRPDSPTYLSHIGVELTAENRRALYVPEMFAHGYQALTDKAEVVYQVGEFYTPGYERGLRYDDPILKINWPLSVSEISEKDRAWPLIESVKVGTES, encoded by the coding sequence ATGATTTTCATTGAAACTGAACTAAAAGGTGCATTCATTATTGATTTAGAGGAACGACGGGACGATAGAGGTTTCTTTGCCCGGACTTTCTGTGCCAAGGAATTTGAAGAACACGGTTTGAAGCCAACTGTTGCCCAATGTAACCTGTCTTTTAACCACAAAAAAGGTACGCTGCGGGGAATGCATTATCAAGTTGCGCCAGCGGTTGAGACAAAATTGATTCGCTGTACTCATGGCGCTATCTATGACGTAATTGTCGATATGCGTCCTGACTCCCCGACGTACCTATCACACATTGGCGTGGAGCTAACAGCAGAAAACCGTCGCGCCCTATATGTACCTGAGATGTTTGCCCACGGCTACCAAGCTCTCACGGATAAGGCTGAGGTGGTGTATCAGGTTGGTGAGTTTTACACTCCAGGGTATGAGCGGGGTTTACGCTATGACGACCCAATCTTGAAGATTAACTGGCCTTTGTCGGTAAGTGAAATTTCCGAGAAAGATCGGGCTTGGCCTTTGATTGAATCCGTTAAGGTAGGAACTGAATCATGA
- a CDS encoding chemotaxis protein CheW, whose amino-acid sequence MLSDSDFLSRGILSGTPNTLQITEMEQQFLRFHLLPDITAMLPVHQMTEVLTIPIAQIVPIPHMPAWVMGVYNWRGEILWMVDLGHLIGLYPLYQQANSRSTYMAIVIHSSTQQASGRQQAASFKTGKKMLGLLVNRIEDMEWCNPDSIQSPPLSAVTPELVPFLRGYWLKSNGEILVVLDSNSIIAGMPQPEVSKAV is encoded by the coding sequence ATGTTATCTGATTCTGATTTTTTATCGAGGGGTATTTTATCGGGAACGCCAAACACATTACAAATAACAGAGATGGAACAACAGTTTTTACGATTTCACCTGCTACCTGATATTACTGCTATGTTGCCAGTGCATCAGATGACGGAAGTACTCACCATTCCCATTGCCCAAATTGTCCCTATTCCTCACATGCCAGCCTGGGTGATGGGTGTGTATAACTGGCGGGGTGAAATTCTCTGGATGGTGGATTTAGGTCATTTGATCGGGCTTTACCCTTTATACCAGCAAGCAAATAGCCGCTCCACTTACATGGCAATTGTAATTCATAGCAGCACCCAGCAGGCTTCAGGCAGACAGCAAGCAGCTAGCTTTAAGACTGGTAAAAAGATGCTTGGGCTATTAGTAAACCGTATAGAAGACATGGAATGGTGCAATCCAGATTCGATTCAATCACCCCCATTATCTGCTGTAACCCCTGAATTAGTGCCATTTTTACGCGGGTACTGGCTGAAATCCAATGGCGAAATTCTAGTGGTTCTAGATAGTAACTCTATTATCGCTGGGATGCCTCAGCCAGAAGTTTCCAAGGCAGTCTGA
- a CDS encoding SDR family oxidoreductase, translating to MKVLVTGTEGYLGSLLPPMLMQRGHEVIGVDTGFYKVGWLYNGTELTAKTLNKDIRHITAEDLQGVEAIVHMAELSNDPTGQLAPNITYEINHKGSVRLATLAKEAGVRRFIYMSSCSVYGVATKGDVTEESPVNPQTAYAECKTLVEQDVMAMTGDSFSPTFMRNATAFGASPRMRFDIVLNNLAGLAWTIKEIKMTSDGTPWRPLVHALDICKAIVCTLEAPRDIVHNQIFNVGDTANNYQVKEIAEIIAEIFKGCKLSFGENGSDNRSYRVSFDKINQILPGFKCEWNAARGAQQLFDLFTQIDMTEETFLFRGFTRLKQLEYLIRTQQIDQGFFWNK from the coding sequence GTGAAAGTATTAGTAACTGGGACTGAAGGTTATCTTGGCTCGTTATTGCCTCCGATGTTAATGCAACGGGGGCATGAAGTTATTGGAGTAGACACTGGCTTCTACAAGGTTGGCTGGCTGTACAACGGGACTGAACTCACTGCCAAGACTTTGAACAAAGATATTCGACACATCACCGCTGAAGATTTGCAAGGTGTCGAGGCGATCGTTCATATGGCGGAACTCTCAAACGATCCAACCGGACAACTAGCGCCCAATATTACCTACGAAATTAACCATAAAGGTTCAGTTCGCTTGGCAACCTTAGCTAAGGAAGCTGGCGTGCGTCGCTTTATTTATATGTCCTCGTGCAGTGTATACGGCGTTGCTACCAAGGGTGATGTGACGGAAGAATCTCCTGTCAATCCGCAAACAGCTTATGCAGAATGTAAAACGCTGGTAGAGCAGGATGTCATGGCAATGACTGGTGACAGTTTCTCTCCCACCTTTATGAGGAATGCTACCGCCTTTGGTGCCTCGCCCAGGATGCGCTTCGATATCGTCTTAAACAACTTAGCAGGTCTGGCATGGACTATCAAAGAAATTAAGATGACGAGCGACGGTACGCCCTGGCGACCATTAGTTCATGCCCTTGATATTTGTAAGGCAATTGTTTGCACTCTGGAAGCGCCGCGTGACATTGTGCATAATCAAATCTTCAACGTTGGAGATACTGCGAACAATTATCAAGTTAAAGAAATTGCTGAAATTATTGCCGAAATCTTTAAAGGATGCAAGTTGAGCTTTGGGGAAAACGGTTCAGATAACCGCAGCTATCGTGTCTCATTTGATAAGATTAACCAAATACTGCCAGGATTCAAGTGTGAGTGGAATGCGGCTCGTGGTGCCCAGCAGCTGTTCGATTTGTTTACTCAAATTGATATGACAGAAGAGACTTTCTTGTTTAGAGGATTTACTCGCTTGAAACAGTTGGAGTATCTGATTCGTACCCAACAAATTGATCAAGGTTTCTTCTGGAACAAGTAG